In Prunus dulcis chromosome 1, ALMONDv2, whole genome shotgun sequence, the following are encoded in one genomic region:
- the LOC117619059 gene encoding LOW QUALITY PROTEIN: cysteine-rich receptor-like protein kinase 29 (The sequence of the model RefSeq protein was modified relative to this genomic sequence to represent the inferred CDS: inserted 1 base in 1 codon) → MDFGILRLFGLPKLQSKFATLPVQVLFSQTKATTPPTALTAQTSTAFSPLLSSPTVTEIGLCTGDINLDACGSCLSNSTIFIAQACPNQKVAVLWREVCMLRYSNRSIRGFMEAGAIFYTTSSGNVSSSDVGRFNRQLMTLLERLRGEAAAGGDLVKFAVGNTIYGLAQCTPDLTELDCNNCLVSIAGDIPQCCYGKLGGRLGTPALQFDFASIRVATNNFSEENKLGWGGFGDVYRGTLLSGEDIAVKRLSTDSALGDLEFKNEVLLVARLQHRNLVRLLGFCLEGNERLLVYEFVPKASLDQFIFDTIKCANLDWESRYKIILGIGRGLLFLHEDSRFRIIHRDLKTSNILLDAEMNAKISDFGMTKLFMLDQRQGETIRIVGTYGYMAPEYGYFSDKSNVYSFGVLVLEIISGQKMCSSRHEENEDLLSYAWKNWKEGTASNLIDPTLRTGSRTXCIQIGLLCVQQTMAARPTMASVILMLTSSSLSLPVPSQPPFFMIELEMSGVVG, encoded by the exons CCACGTTACCTGTccaagttttgttttcccaAACGAAGGCAACTACACCACCAACAGCACTTACCGCACAAACCTCAACAGCCTTCTCTCCACTTCTCTCCTCTCCAACGGTAACGGAAATCGGGCTCTGTACAGGAGACATTAACCTCGATGCTTGCGGTAGTTGCCTCAGTAACTCTACAATCTTCATCGCACAAGCTTGCCCTAACCAAAAGGTGGCAGTTCTATGGCGGGAGGTTTGCATGCTACGCTACTCAAACCGCTCCATACGTGGCTTCATGGAAGCCGGTGCGATTTTCTATACCACGAGCTCCGGCAACGTGTCGTCATCTGACGTCGGAAGGTTCAACCGGCAGCTCATGACTCTGCTGGAAAGATTGAGAGGTGAAGCAGCGGCTGGTGGTGATCTTGTTAAGTTTGCAGTTGGAAAC ACGATATATGGACTTGCTCAGTGTACACCAGATTTGACTGAGCTCGACTGCAACAATTGCTTAGTATCAATTGCTGGTGACATCCCACAGTGCTGTTATGGGAAGCTTGGTGGGAGACTTGGTACACCC GCTTTGCAATTCGACTTTGCCTCCATTAGAGTTGCCACAAATAACTTTTCTGAAGAAAATAAGCTCGGATGGGGTGGATTTGGTGATGTTTACAGG GGGACGCTTCTCAGTGGAGAAGATATAGCAGTGAAAAGACTATCTACGGATTCTGCACTAGGAGATTTGGAATTTAAAAATGAGGTCTTGTTAGTGGCCAGGCTACAACACCGCAATTTAGTTAGGCTCCTTGGTTTTTGCCTGGAAGGAAATGAAAGGCTTCTTGTCTATGAGTTTGTCCCTAAAGCAAGTCTCGATCAATTCATATTTG ATACAATCAAGTGcgctaatttggattgggaGAGTCGCTACAAAATCATACTAGGAATTGGACGGGGGCTCCTTTTCCTTCACGAAGATTCTCGTTTTAGAATTATTCACCGTGATTTAAAAACTAGCAACATTTTGTTAGATGCAGAAATGAATGCAAAAATTTCGGATTTTGGCATGACAAAGTTGTTTATGCTTGATCAAAGACAAGGCGAGACCATTCGAATTGTGGGGACCTA TGGATATATGGCTCCTGAATATGGATACTTTTCTGATAAGTCCAatgtttatagctttggtGTACTAGTTTTGGAGATaataagtggacaaaaaaTGTGTTCTTCCCGCCATGAAGAGAATGAGGATCTTCTAAGCTAT GCAtggaaaaattggaaggaaggGACAGCTTCAAATCTAATAGATCCCACCTTGAGAACTGGTTCAAGAA GATGCATCCAAATTGGATTGTTATGTGTGCAACAAACTATGGCTGCAAGGCCAACTATGGCTTCAGTTATTCTCATGCTTACTAGCAGCTCTCTCAGTCTCCCAGTACCCTCACAGCCACCCTTTTTTATGATCGAATTGGAGATGTCTGGTGTGGTAGGATGA